The following proteins are co-located in the Planctomycetota bacterium genome:
- the der gene encoding ribosome biogenesis GTPase Der produces the protein MSLPCVAIVGRPNVGKSTLFNALCGRRIAIVEATPGITRDRLSSVVRHSGASFELVDTGGIGVEDADGLTAHVQRQIDQALERADLLVMVVDTRAGLLPDDRAIATRLRGLQKPVLLVANKADGPAAEPAAAEFAALGLGPPLPVSATHSRGLGRLLDAVVAALPAGLLGRAPDVMMKLAIVGRRNVGKSSLVNAIAGEERVIVSELPGTTRDAVDVQFEKDGKTFVVIDTAGIHKQRRQRASVEFYGLVRARESIARADVVFLMLDVASDIVEVDKRLAREIGDRLKPCVIVVNKWDLAKGKISTQQYADYLEKTLPVLSYAPITFTTARSGRRVWPTIELAQQLFKQAHHRATTAEVNRALHEAVRLKSPGRQQGAQARFYYATQVGVAPPTLVVFVNRPELVGAVYRRYLANALRERLPFPEVPIRLDLRARTRRGGE, from the coding sequence ATGAGCCTTCCCTGTGTGGCCATCGTTGGGCGGCCCAACGTCGGCAAGTCCACCCTCTTCAACGCGCTGTGCGGCCGGCGGATCGCCATTGTCGAGGCCACGCCAGGCATCACCCGCGACCGGCTGAGCTCCGTGGTGCGCCATTCGGGGGCGAGCTTCGAACTGGTGGACACGGGCGGCATCGGGGTAGAGGATGCCGATGGCCTGACCGCGCATGTGCAGCGGCAGATTGACCAGGCGCTCGAACGGGCCGATCTGCTGGTGATGGTGGTGGACACCCGCGCCGGGCTCCTTCCCGATGACCGCGCCATCGCCACCCGGCTTCGCGGCCTTCAGAAGCCCGTGCTCCTGGTGGCCAACAAGGCCGATGGGCCGGCCGCGGAGCCGGCCGCGGCCGAGTTCGCGGCGCTGGGGCTCGGCCCGCCACTCCCTGTCTCGGCCACGCACTCCCGGGGACTCGGCCGCCTGTTGGACGCCGTGGTGGCGGCTCTGCCGGCGGGGTTGTTGGGCCGCGCCCCGGACGTGATGATGAAGCTCGCCATCGTGGGCCGCCGGAACGTCGGAAAGTCCTCGCTTGTCAATGCCATCGCGGGCGAGGAGCGGGTCATCGTGAGCGAACTCCCCGGCACGACGCGCGATGCGGTGGACGTGCAGTTCGAGAAGGACGGCAAGACCTTCGTGGTGATTGACACGGCGGGAATCCACAAGCAGCGCCGCCAGCGGGCCTCCGTCGAGTTCTACGGCCTGGTGCGCGCCCGGGAGTCCATCGCCCGGGCGGACGTGGTGTTCCTGATGCTCGACGTGGCCTCGGACATCGTGGAGGTGGACAAGCGCCTGGCCCGCGAGATTGGCGACCGCCTGAAGCCCTGCGTGATCGTGGTGAACAAGTGGGACCTGGCCAAGGGGAAGATCTCGACTCAGCAGTATGCCGACTACCTGGAGAAGACGCTGCCTGTGCTGAGCTACGCGCCAATCACCTTCACGACGGCCCGTTCGGGCCGGCGGGTCTGGCCGACCATCGAACTCGCGCAGCAGCTCTTCAAGCAGGCCCATCACCGCGCTACCACCGCAGAGGTGAACCGAGCCCTGCACGAGGCCGTGCGTCTCAAGAGCCCCGGCCGGCAACAGGGCGCGCAGGCGCGATTCTACTACGCAACGCAGGTGGGGGTGGCCCCGCCGACGCTCGTGGTGTTCGTGAACCGCCCGGAGCTGGTCGGCGCGGTCTACCGCCGATACCTGGCCAACGCGCTGCGCGAGCGCCTGCCATTCCCCGAGGTTCCCATCCGCCTGGACCTGCGCGCTCGAACGCGCCGTGGCGGCGAGTGA
- a CDS encoding GGDEF domain-containing protein, whose translation MRPNAILLYAGALLAGISLVLGGRQLAIGFTPEAQAMDLAGPILAVVTALLCLAVLDWARNLPRGGGASEDFGEEDDELAAERPAPVSASADKELAAILRVLDDLAGGEPSRDEIAEQGLKAVADFAHASAVTLWLRDDSGAFHARAECADGAVVRRDAPADEADRGPLERLAECRKPLETRGDAAAEFLFPLLNGERCFGALRVEVPLAAGAEGADAVPRLGRRLEAAARALSRALQAPAAYEAAVLDPVTGAYSQRHFVSRLTEAISLCRRYGEPLSLLVIDVDNFRMLNDSFGSAACDRLLHAVASLVKQNIRDADSVYRCGGDEIAVLVPNTEADKARTVAERLRRLLRENRYPADDGTAIIASVSIGVAEFDEDMSGIDPLLAHAGEAVRAAKESGRDRVRVWEPPREVAAEAPSEATAG comes from the coding sequence TTGAGGCCGAACGCGATACTGCTCTACGCCGGCGCGCTGCTCGCGGGCATCAGCCTGGTGCTCGGCGGCAGGCAGTTGGCGATCGGCTTCACGCCCGAGGCCCAGGCGATGGACCTGGCCGGCCCGATCCTCGCGGTCGTCACGGCTCTTCTGTGCCTCGCCGTGCTGGACTGGGCCAGGAACCTGCCGCGCGGAGGGGGGGCGAGTGAGGACTTCGGTGAGGAGGACGACGAGCTGGCAGCGGAGCGTCCCGCGCCGGTGAGCGCCAGCGCGGACAAGGAGCTTGCCGCCATCCTGAGGGTGCTCGATGACCTCGCCGGCGGGGAGCCGAGCCGTGACGAGATTGCGGAGCAGGGCCTGAAGGCGGTGGCGGACTTCGCGCACGCCTCGGCTGTGACCTTGTGGCTGCGAGACGATTCGGGCGCGTTCCACGCAAGAGCCGAGTGCGCCGACGGCGCCGTGGTGAGGCGCGATGCCCCGGCCGACGAGGCTGACAGGGGCCCCCTGGAGCGATTGGCCGAGTGTCGCAAGCCCCTGGAAACGAGGGGCGATGCCGCCGCGGAGTTCCTCTTCCCCCTGCTGAACGGGGAGCGCTGCTTCGGGGCTCTGCGGGTGGAGGTGCCCCTGGCTGCTGGGGCCGAGGGGGCCGATGCCGTGCCGAGGCTGGGCCGTCGGCTGGAGGCCGCGGCCCGCGCCCTGTCGCGCGCCCTCCAGGCGCCCGCGGCCTACGAGGCCGCCGTGCTGGACCCTGTGACAGGGGCCTACTCGCAGCGGCACTTCGTGAGCCGGCTGACCGAAGCCATCAGCCTGTGCCGCCGCTACGGCGAGCCGCTGTCGCTGCTGGTGATTGATGTGGACAACTTCAGGATGCTGAACGACTCGTTCGGCTCGGCCGCCTGCGATCGCCTGCTGCATGCGGTCGCGTCGCTCGTCAAGCAGAACATCCGCGATGCCGACAGCGTGTACCGGTGCGGCGGCGACGAGATCGCCGTGCTGGTGCCGAACACCGAGGCCGACAAGGCGCGGACCGTCGCCGAACGCCTGCGGCGCCTCCTCCGCGAGAACAGGTATCCGGCCGACGACGGCACCGCGATCATCGCCAGCGTCAGCATCGGCGTGGCGGAGTTCGACGAGGACATGAGCGGCATTGACCCGCTGCTCGCCCACGCAGGGGAAGCCGTGCGCGCGGCCAAAGAGAGCGGCCGCGACCGCGTGCGGGTCTGGGAGCCGCCCCGCGAGGTTGCCGCCGAGGCCCCCAGCGAAGCCACAGCCGGCTGA
- a CDS encoding FAD-dependent oxidoreductase — MKAIHSLGAALVLAGAALGGQALLVEAESFADPGGWVLDQQFIGEMGSPYLLAHGLGVPVADARTTVTFPATGEYRVLVRTVDWVAKFGASGAPGRFQVVVDGTPLATTFGTQGAEWAWHEGGTVNITKREVPVALHDLTGFEGRCDALLFTPEARFTPPNDPRGLDEFRRKALGLPDEPADGGRYDLVVVGGGVAGTCAAVAAARLDLRVALIQDRPVLGGNSSSEVRVWIQGRTNLGPYPRLGEIVRELNPKPPRRSPDTEEAHGDAAKLAVARAEKNLALYLNHHAFKVEMAGKRIAAVIARNVATSQEVRFAGRLFADCTGDGTIGFLAGADHETTEKGHMGGSNMWRVVDTGQPSPFPRCPWAYDLRGKPFPSKLDQLGHWFWESGFDRDPLREVERARDNNFRGMYGAWDCLKNDLKLYPNHKLEWAAYVIGKRESRRLLGDVIVTKDDVLGNREFPDACVPCTWSIDLHVPEPKLGKYFEGDEFISIAKFTHFQGPFLLPYRSLYSRNIENLMMAGRDISVTHEALGTTRVMGTGGMMGEVVGRAAALCKRLDTTPRGVYEKHLDELKKLLSTPLSTQALPAPAASRPPKPMPPFTPPGENLARTAKVTTSGDRDATMYPPSSLTDGKADTTTNAGRWVSPAEVPNWVELSWNEERRIASARIVSGWLSAGAVGDPITDFALQWHDGQAWREVPGSAVRGNDDPYRVWSFEPVKTKRLRLLVTAAPTNTSRLWELEVYGPAASK, encoded by the coding sequence ATGAAGGCGATCCACTCGCTTGGCGCCGCGCTGGTGCTGGCCGGCGCCGCCCTGGGCGGCCAGGCGCTTCTCGTGGAGGCCGAAAGCTTCGCCGACCCCGGCGGCTGGGTGCTCGACCAGCAGTTCATCGGCGAGATGGGCTCCCCCTATCTCCTCGCCCACGGCCTCGGCGTGCCCGTGGCCGACGCGAGGACCACCGTGACCTTCCCCGCCACGGGAGAATACCGCGTCCTCGTGCGCACGGTGGACTGGGTGGCGAAGTTCGGCGCCTCCGGCGCGCCGGGGCGGTTCCAGGTCGTGGTGGACGGCACGCCGCTGGCGACCACCTTCGGCACCCAGGGCGCAGAGTGGGCCTGGCACGAGGGCGGCACGGTGAACATCACGAAGAGGGAGGTGCCCGTCGCACTCCATGACCTCACGGGGTTCGAGGGCCGGTGCGACGCCCTTCTCTTCACCCCCGAGGCGCGCTTCACGCCCCCGAACGACCCGAGGGGCCTGGACGAGTTCCGCCGCAAGGCGCTCGGGCTGCCCGACGAGCCGGCCGACGGCGGCCGCTACGACCTCGTGGTGGTGGGCGGCGGCGTGGCCGGCACCTGCGCCGCCGTGGCGGCGGCCCGGCTGGACCTCCGGGTGGCCCTGATCCAGGACCGCCCCGTGCTCGGCGGCAACAGCAGCTCGGAGGTCCGCGTGTGGATCCAGGGCCGGACCAATCTCGGCCCGTACCCGCGCCTGGGCGAGATCGTGCGCGAGCTGAACCCCAAGCCCCCCCGCCGCAGCCCCGACACCGAAGAAGCCCACGGCGACGCGGCCAAGCTTGCCGTGGCCCGGGCCGAGAAGAACCTTGCGCTCTACCTCAACCACCATGCCTTCAAGGTCGAGATGGCCGGGAAGCGCATCGCCGCCGTGATCGCCCGGAACGTGGCCACCAGCCAGGAGGTCCGCTTCGCCGGCCGCCTGTTCGCCGATTGCACGGGCGACGGCACGATCGGCTTCCTGGCCGGCGCCGACCACGAGACGACCGAGAAGGGCCACATGGGCGGCAGCAACATGTGGCGCGTGGTGGACACCGGCCAGCCCTCGCCCTTCCCCCGCTGCCCCTGGGCCTATGACCTCCGGGGCAAGCCCTTCCCCTCCAAGCTCGACCAGCTCGGCCACTGGTTCTGGGAGAGCGGCTTCGACCGCGACCCCCTCCGCGAGGTCGAGCGCGCGCGCGACAACAACTTCCGCGGCATGTACGGCGCCTGGGACTGCCTGAAGAACGACCTGAAGCTCTACCCGAACCACAAGCTCGAATGGGCCGCCTACGTCATCGGCAAGCGCGAGTCGCGCCGCCTCCTCGGCGACGTGATCGTCACCAAGGACGACGTGCTGGGCAACCGCGAGTTCCCCGACGCCTGCGTGCCGTGCACGTGGTCCATTGACCTCCACGTGCCCGAGCCGAAGCTGGGCAAGTACTTCGAGGGCGACGAGTTCATCTCCATCGCCAAATTCACCCACTTCCAGGGGCCGTTCCTGCTGCCCTACCGCAGCCTGTACTCGCGGAACATTGAGAACCTGATGATGGCGGGCCGCGACATCAGCGTCACCCACGAGGCCCTGGGCACCACGCGCGTGATGGGCACCGGGGGCATGATGGGCGAGGTGGTCGGCCGCGCCGCCGCCCTGTGCAAGAGGCTCGACACCACGCCGCGCGGCGTCTACGAGAAACACCTCGACGAGCTCAAGAAGCTCCTCTCCACGCCCCTGAGCACGCAGGCGCTGCCGGCGCCCGCCGCCAGCCGCCCGCCCAAGCCCATGCCCCCCTTCACCCCGCCCGGCGAGAACCTGGCCCGCACCGCGAAGGTCACCACCTCGGGCGACCGCGATGCCACGATGTACCCCCCGTCGAGCCTCACCGACGGCAAGGCCGACACGACCACCAACGCCGGGCGCTGGGTGAGCCCCGCCGAAGTGCCCAATTGGGTGGAACTCTCCTGGAACGAGGAAAGGCGCATCGCCTCCGCGCGCATCGTCTCCGGCTGGCTGTCGGCGGGAGCGGTGGGGGACCCGATCACCGACTTCGCGCTCCAGTGGCACGACGGGCAGGCGTGGCGCGAGGTCCCCGGGTCAGCGGTCAGGGGCAACGACGACCCCTATCGCGTCTGGTCGTTCGAGCCGGTGAAGACGAAGCGGCTTCGGCTGCTCGTCACGGCCGCGCCCACCAACACCTCGCGCTTGTGGGAACTGGAGGTCTACGGCCCCGCCGCCAGCAAGTAG
- a CDS encoding helix-hairpin-helix domain-containing protein, translated as MRVPAAEGGPMGDPKRMKAPWRLLDEDQVILYILSLLAIGACAWAYAASRWPQTKPVERLKAGDGIEYRIDLNRAGVQELKLLPGLGPARAARIIAYREAHGPFQRGTDLLQVPGLNRDMVARLRGLVTPDVDAALQPTELVP; from the coding sequence ATGCGTGTGCCGGCTGCCGAGGGCGGGCCGATGGGCGACCCCAAGCGCATGAAGGCCCCCTGGCGCCTCCTCGATGAGGACCAGGTCATCCTGTACATTCTCAGCCTCTTGGCCATCGGCGCGTGCGCGTGGGCCTACGCGGCGTCCCGATGGCCCCAGACGAAGCCCGTGGAACGCCTGAAGGCGGGCGACGGCATCGAGTACCGGATCGATCTGAACCGCGCGGGCGTGCAGGAACTGAAGCTCCTGCCGGGCCTCGGCCCGGCGAGGGCGGCTCGGATCATCGCCTATCGCGAGGCGCACGGGCCATTCCAGCGCGGGACCGATCTGCTCCAGGTGCCCGGGCTGAACAGAGACATGGTCGCGAGGCTTCGGGGCCTCGTGACGCCCGATGTGGACGCCGCACTCCAACCAACGGAGCTTGTGCCTTGA
- the uvrB gene encoding excinuclease ABC subunit UvrB, whose amino-acid sequence MSAFDLRAKFEPRGDQPQAIEALVTRFRAGARHQTLLGVTGSGKTFTMAHLIARLGLPTLVISHNKTLAAQLYSEFREVFPHNAVEYFVSYYDYFQPEAYIPSTDTYIEKDASINDDLDRLRLSATSAVLSRRDVIIVASVSCIYGLGSPADYERMTLALRVGQAIERDELLRALVDIQYDRNDFQLVRGHFRARGDAVEISPAYQESAYRIEFCGDEIDRLAEIDPLSGRTLRVYDQLTIFPARHFVLPQHKLTDALAGIEEELEARLAELRQRGKLIEAQRLEARTRYDLEMLSETGFCPGIENYSRHLSGRAPGSRPWVLLDYFPSEFLTIVDESHVTIPQLQGMYGGDRSRKVTLVEHGFRLPSALDNRPLKFEEWESLVGRVLFVSATPGPYELARSGGEVVQQVIRPTGLVDPAIAVRPATGQVEDLLREIARRVARKERVLVTTLTKRLAEDVSDYILEEGYRCRYLHSEIETIERVEILRDLRRGEFDVLVGVNLLREGLDLPEVALVAILDADKEGFLRSETSLVQMIGRAARNVNAEVILYADSVTDSMRRAIDETDRRRAIQLAYNREHGITPKTVTKEILRGIQDEVAAHRVEREMVGESEERYARREQIGELEREMLAAAEVLDFERAAALRDRLYALQGKSVDVVKPQASRRPYKTRRKASRKQPWE is encoded by the coding sequence ATGAGCGCGTTCGACCTGCGCGCGAAGTTCGAGCCACGCGGCGATCAGCCGCAGGCCATCGAGGCCCTTGTCACCCGCTTCCGCGCCGGGGCCCGGCACCAGACGCTCCTGGGCGTGACCGGCTCGGGCAAGACGTTCACCATGGCCCATCTCATCGCGCGCCTGGGCCTGCCCACGCTGGTCATCTCGCACAACAAGACGCTCGCCGCGCAACTGTACAGCGAGTTCCGAGAGGTCTTTCCCCACAACGCGGTCGAGTACTTCGTCAGCTACTACGACTACTTCCAGCCCGAGGCCTACATCCCCAGCACCGACACGTACATCGAGAAGGACGCCTCGATCAACGACGACCTGGACCGCCTGCGCCTCTCGGCCACCAGCGCCGTGCTCTCGCGCCGCGACGTGATCATCGTGGCCAGCGTGTCGTGCATCTACGGCCTGGGCTCGCCGGCCGACTACGAGCGCATGACCCTGGCCCTCCGCGTGGGCCAGGCGATCGAGCGCGACGAACTCCTGCGGGCGCTGGTGGACATCCAGTACGACCGCAACGACTTCCAGCTCGTCCGCGGCCACTTCCGCGCGCGCGGCGACGCCGTGGAGATCTCTCCCGCCTACCAGGAGAGCGCCTACCGCATCGAGTTCTGCGGCGACGAGATTGACCGCCTCGCCGAGATTGACCCCCTGAGCGGCCGGACCCTGCGCGTCTACGACCAGCTCACGATCTTCCCCGCCCGCCACTTCGTGCTGCCGCAGCACAAGCTCACCGACGCGCTGGCCGGCATCGAGGAGGAGCTGGAGGCGCGGCTCGCCGAACTGCGCCAGCGCGGCAAGCTGATCGAAGCGCAGCGCCTCGAGGCGCGCACGCGCTACGACCTCGAGATGCTCTCCGAGACCGGCTTCTGCCCGGGCATCGAGAACTACTCGCGCCACCTCAGCGGCCGAGCGCCCGGCAGCCGCCCCTGGGTGCTCCTGGACTACTTCCCCAGCGAGTTCCTCACCATCGTGGACGAGTCGCACGTCACCATCCCGCAGCTTCAGGGGATGTACGGCGGCGACCGCTCGCGGAAGGTCACGCTCGTCGAGCACGGCTTCCGCCTCCCCTCGGCGCTCGACAACCGCCCCCTGAAGTTCGAGGAGTGGGAGAGCCTGGTCGGCCGCGTGCTCTTCGTCTCCGCCACGCCCGGCCCCTACGAGCTCGCGCGCTCGGGCGGCGAGGTGGTCCAGCAGGTCATCCGCCCCACGGGCCTCGTGGACCCCGCCATCGCCGTGCGGCCCGCCACCGGCCAGGTGGAGGACCTCCTGCGCGAGATCGCCCGACGCGTCGCGCGCAAGGAGCGGGTGCTCGTGACCACGCTGACCAAGCGCCTGGCCGAGGACGTGAGCGACTACATCCTCGAGGAAGGCTATCGCTGCCGCTACCTGCACTCCGAAATCGAGACCATCGAGCGCGTGGAGATCCTCCGCGACCTGCGGCGCGGCGAGTTCGACGTCCTCGTCGGCGTCAACCTCCTCCGCGAGGGGCTCGACCTGCCCGAGGTGGCCCTCGTGGCGATCCTGGACGCCGACAAGGAGGGCTTTCTCCGCTCCGAAACCTCGCTCGTCCAGATGATCGGCCGGGCCGCGCGCAACGTGAATGCCGAGGTGATCCTCTACGCCGACAGCGTGACCGACTCGATGCGCCGGGCGATTGACGAGACCGACCGCCGCCGCGCCATCCAGCTCGCCTACAACCGCGAGCACGGCATCACGCCGAAGACCGTGACCAAAGAGATCCTGCGCGGCATCCAGGACGAGGTGGCCGCCCACCGCGTCGAGCGCGAGATGGTGGGCGAGAGCGAGGAGCGCTACGCGCGGCGCGAGCAGATCGGCGAGCTCGAGCGCGAGATGCTCGCCGCCGCCGAGGTGCTCGACTTCGAGCGCGCGGCCGCCCTGCGCGACCGCCTCTACGCGCTGCAAGGGAAGTCTGTGGACGTGGTGAAGCCGCAAGCGTCGCGGCGGCCCTATAAGACGCGGCGCAAGGCGAGCCGCAAACAACCGTGGGAATGA